The Lycium barbarum isolate Lr01 chromosome 4, ASM1917538v2, whole genome shotgun sequence nucleotide sequence GCCATgaggtattttttttaattaagaaataaactaaatgatttaaaaaaaaaaaatccgtcagcaaaaagggtatatttgcagcATTTATAACGACAGAGGTATAtttacaccacttttataacgaggaatatatctgctctaaatcgcaaagttgagaaATATATTTGCACCTTTACCCTTCTTTTATTACCTACTATGTGCCTTGTAAAAGTAACAACGGGCAGAAGGGCATCCTGACAACAATAAGCTTACCTCCAGAAGCAATGAAAAGATTCCAAGATGCAATGTACAAGTTGACCTCAAATGTCGTCAAAGGTCTAGGAAAGTGCCAAAGATTTAGGTGGTGCTTGGATTGCCaaattgtttttttgttttttgaaattgTCATTTAGCGCCGAGGGTCTATCAAAAACAGTCTCCATACCCTCACAAGGTAGGAATAAGGTTGCGTtcactctatcctccccagaccccacttgtggaattatACCGGGTTCAGGCCCGGCTCAAGGCCAAAGCCGCTAAGGCAATGGCTTTGGGAACCATTTTTTATTAAGTTTTATGGCTAATTTGTTTAAAaatttattgtgacttatagtatttttatgtagtttctaactagtaaattatttttcaaaaaacttaaaaattGTATGTCTGAATTCACGATAGAAATAagaaagtttgactctcgaaattcaaattgtgtcacataaattgagacagatggaGTGGAGCAcacaattttaaatttttatgtaattatttTTTTGTCACGTGATTTATTAGTTGTATTgtcagttgattttttttttagaatagaTTGATTTGAAAAAAATGTTAAACAGCTTTGCTTTGTTCTTGACGATTATAAAATAGTAATTAATGACTTCGCATCTAAAAAAGCTAGTAAAGTAGACTTTAAGCAAAAATATATATCACGATCTttcctttttaaaaataaaataaatattagggGCTCTTTCTGAAATTAGGCTTTAAGCCTCCAATCTTGTTGAGACAGTCCTGACCGGGTTTATTGTCGTTGTTGTCTTTTGAAATTGATGTGTATTTTACTATAGTTCTGAAATAATTAGTTTTATTTGTATTGAAAGTTCTTGGTATTGGAAAAACTATTTGATTGCAATTTGCACATTGGTGTGAGGAAAACAATAGCAATTGAGCGAGGGTCTATCAAAAAGTGAGACTTATTTGGCTTCCTTATCTAAAGTGAGACTTATGGTCCGGAGGGAGTATCTCTTCTCAGAAGTTGATAGAACTGAGTGATTCTATACACGAGAGTAATTTTGCAAACCAGAAGCAGTTCCAACACAAATCTATATGTTTGGGATATGCTACTGAAAAAAGTTCTACTGTTATAAAGAAAAAGACAGAAATGCTCAAAGTTTTCGCAAATTTTGACTTTACCAAAAGTATACCAAATTCGCAAATTTTGACTTTACCAAAAGTATACCACATTGAAATAGagctagactttttttttttcttcaaaagtaTACTCTACTTTAGGATGTTGGACACAGTGTTTTAAAAAGCGGGAGCGTGAGGTAGAACGTCTTACTTAACACGGGGGGAGACGTAAGCCTCGAGGcatggggcgtaagccccatggatcTTTAAGATTTTAATTTATAATGTAGTAAAATAGTATAATAAcacaaatttataaaaaaaaaatacattaataGTTTTAAAAAACTAAAAACATGATTAAAATAACTCATAGAAAATAAAACTTCTAACATAATATTACAAGTAAAAATAATGCAATGATGTAAAAGCTATTATGAGATGCAAAttaactctaacatcttaactttcaaacaaaaaaagaatcacaatttcttaaataTATTACTTCCATGCTATGCAATTTACCtccctaaaagaaaataatcaatacactttattagtattataattaaaacattaCTCCTTCACGAAACAAAATTACATTCAAATAAtttaataataaaatatgataattttgaggcATAGGAAAAAGCCATGACGACCGATGATAAGTGAACATGTAAAATTTgattatgtatttttaaaagaaatgttaGGTGATATTCACTCTCACggtgttctcaaatagtaaatatacaATACTAAAGCTTCTTATTTGAGATAGTTTCAATCTTCTTATTTTTATAGATGAAAAAACTATTAGAAATCATTCATTATTAAAGCATTATGAGGATCAACAATGTTAACTAAGGAATTTGACCTATAATTATATAAGAACTGTAAAGCGAGCACCGAGCGTTGATTTTTCTAGTGTCCCGCCCCGGGACAAGGCGAGTCCcaaaactgccttttaaaacactattGGACATATTAAATAAACATTCTGCTCCATGCTTCTCTTTTAAGAGCTGAAACTTTAGCCCTATGGTCACGGGTTAAGTTTCTTTAACCACAGGTTATGACAATAAATGCCACTTATTTAGGCGTAATGTGCACGCACATCGTTTGTCCAAAATCCTAACTAATTGGTCCTTTAGGACAGCTAAGTCCTAAAATGACTCACAAAAGAATTACTAATAGAGTTGACTTCTGAACAATAAATAGCTACTTGCTTAAAGTAGCATACTAAATAATCCAATACAATCATTTCCCTTTTCGCCTTGAGGAATGGAACAACTTTCCCCTTCACAACTCTCAGTGATACGGCGTGAATCTGAATTAATCATTCCAGCAACAGCTACTCCTCGTGAAATAAAACATCTCTCAGACATAGACGATCGAGAAGGTCTGCGTTTTCACatatctaatttatttttttacgaACACAACCCTTCAATGGAAGGGATAGATCCTGCTAAGGTGATTAAAGATGGATTATCAAAAGCACTAGTATTTTACTATCCATTAGCTGGTAGGCTCATCTTAGGGCCTAAGGGGAAGCACATGGTGAATTGCAATGGTGAAGGAATATTGTTTACAGAAGCCTATGCAGATGTGGAGCTTGATATGTTAGGGGAATCCATAAAACCTCCATGTCCATTCTTGGAGGATCTGCTGTACAATGTACCAGGTTCTGATGGGATCACTGATTGCCCTCTTATGTTGATTCAGGTATATTATCATACACTCCTTTGCAACAGTATTATTCATCTTTTAATTTAATTACTACATCCCTTTTAATTTATGCGACCTAGTCTAAATCGTTAGTTTTCACGGAGTTTGAGTTTAAGGGAAAAAATGAagttttttaaaatttgtggtcttaaacatgtcataacgTATCTCTGACTACATTTTTTTTGTAACTTGTGACCTTAAACATCTCAAAAAAGTAATCGTTTTCAAATTTAGAAGTATCATTTTTTCTAGAATAGACTAAAAAGTAAAGTATAATCACATAAACTGGAACAATAGGAAGTATCCAAAAGTTTTGTCGGTTGCCCCCTTATAGACCTTGTAAACGAAAAATCCCTTTTGAACAAACTGAAAATCTTATAAAACAATGTTATACTGTTGTCTAAAAGTTTGTAGGTTGTTGAAAAGATTAGACGATTTTTCTATAAGGTTGAGCAATTTATGAGCAAACGTTCGACTCGAGTCTAACATTGTTCGGATGGATAATTTCTCAATGGCTATATTTGCATAATTTTTAAAATAGAAATAAAATTTGAATGATGATCTAAAAAGGGGATATTTACGTAAATCAGCCGGGAGGTATTATTTTGGGTAAATTATACTTAGTGTTCTTTAATTATTTTACTTGTATTCGTTGGATTAATCTTGTTACTACTTCTATCAATTCATAGAACCTTGTACCAATTCAAGAAAAGTTAAACTTTTTCAGTTAACTCTTTACGATATCACTTTTTGAGAGTCCTATTTAAAAGTAATTTGAATAAAGACGGAGAATTGGAAAAATGTACAtcgagaaaaggaaaaaaaaagagagagagactAAATGCTTGTATCACTACATCTACATGCCACACAATTTACTTGCTATAACTGTTTCCTTTTGTTTTGCATATTTTTGGGCGGTTCATCCTAGCGTAAAATATCGTGTTTAGCCAACTTATCCCAATATTTTATTATTCTGGATATGTGCCTTTTGAGACATTGTGAGTTGCACGATCGTAAAAAAAACGAAAATACAAAGTTGCACGgttgtaaaaaaaaaacagatataACATTCTTCAGATAAATAGTTTGCATATGCTGTCATGGATCGCGAACTTAAAGCATACTACTCCGTTCTAATTTACGTGGCAGTTTTTGTTTTTCAAGAGTCAATTTAACTAATCTTTTATGCTAAATTGATTATgtcaactcaatattttaagaacAAAAAGTAGATATTCAAAAAttatagtcaaacctctctataatgacaACGTTTGTCTGAAAATTTCATGGTTGTtatagtgaggtgttgttatgtatgtatcAGAGGCGGATCCAAAATTTAAACTCTATGGGTTCAACCTTAAGATTCTTAGTGTAAACCCGTCGTTTTTAAAAGTTATGAGTTCATGTCTACTATTTATTGcagttttaataaatttttatgcataaatttatgctccgcgTCGAAAGTTGGGGGTTCAATGGAACCCCGACCTAGCATGCTAGATCCGCCACTGGTATGTATATATACTAacatttgatgtttagatctcatttaaCTGTTTTAAATAAAAGTACGCAACAAATTATTTTTtctgtactttttatgttataaacaaaaacaaaatacttgttaaatttaaaatctcaattgattttcatatttcattaattaattattgAAAAGACAAAATTCATAACTAGTTATACCataccgataaagaattaaaatctactCGTTGGATTTTATGTTAATTGGTAATTGCTGAGCATGTACATGATAGAGCAGCTTAACATAGTTCTGTTGGTTGGGTTCTATCATTTAAACCGTGACGTACTGTAGGAAGAATAAACTCATTCAACAAATTATAAGAACACACACGAAACTTAATTTTCATTGAAGTAGCAGAGATTTGTCAGTTTCCTCCACTTCTAATATGAATGTCTTTATTCCTATAGGTTACCCGTTTTACTTGTGGTGGATTTGCAGTAGCAGTAAGAGTTAATCATACAATGGTTGATGCCTTTGGCTTAGTTTTATTCCTAAATGCAGTAACTGATTTTGTGAAATTCAAAGCCTCTGCTCCTTCCATCATACCCGTCTGGCAAAGGGATACCCTAAATGCGAGGCCATCACCACGCATTACATGCAAGCATCACGAATTTGAGGAAGAAATTGAATCAACAAATGCATGGTTAAAATTGGAAAAAGAATTGATTCAACGTTCATTTTTCTTTGGTGAAGAGGAGATAGAAGCTATCCGTAATCAAGTTTCACCAGTTCATCGTTCAAGTGGACGATTTGAGTTATTAACCTCGTTTTTATGGAGACATCGAACAATTTCACTCAATTTAAATCCTGAAGAAATTGTGCGGCTGACATATTTTGTTACAGCCCGTGGGAGGTTTGAACATTTGAAAATACCGCACGGATATTATGGCAACGCGTTTGCTTTTCCAGCAGCAGTGTCAAAAGCAGGACTTTTAAGTACATATCCGCTGACTTATGCACTTGAGTTAATCAAGAAAGCCAAGAATCAAGTGAATGAAGAGTATTTTAGATCTATGGTAGATTTTATGGTAATTAAAGGGAGACCTGGCATAACACAATCATGGAATTTTGCTATTTCAAACACTGCTTATGTAGGATTTGATAAGGTTGATTTTGGATGGGGAGAACCAAAGTATGGTGGGGCTGCTAAGGTTGATTCTTGTTTTAGTTTCTTTGTGGCTTTTAAAAATTACAAGGGGCAGAAAGGCATTCTAACAACAATAAGCTTGCCTCCAAAAGCTATGGAAAGATTTGAAGATGTTATGTACAAGCTGACTTCAAATGTCAAGCAACTATCAAAGCTTTAACAAGGTGTTTGGATTGCCACTTAAAAATATATGTTCTTAGTTTATTAGATCAATTTACGTGTTTGGATATAGTTCTGAAATAATTAATATCCTCTGTGTTGGAAGTTTGGATTTTGGAGACACATATGGATCAATTACTAATTAATGTTCTATAGTTATCTCATATAATAGCAAAGTGTGTTTAGTACTTTATCtgaatatatatgatataagaCGAAATTCAAACCAATTGAACAAATCCGGTATATGTGGATCTCACACCCACACCCAAATCATGTAGGATCGACATGGATGCAACAAGGATTTTGAAAAATCCCAACAACATAAATTGACAAAGCTAAAGATAAATGGAATTTTTAATCTATATACCGATGACTCTGAAGTTGACTATAGGGCCAATATACATAGCTTGTGATCATTCTTTAGTGTATGCATAGTGCATTCGATTCTTGTGTTAGTTTGAACAACAACACATCGTTTCGAATAAAGTTCACTTCGATCAGTGCAAAAATAAGAAACAATAGAATTACATACATAGATTATACTGAGACACCACAAGCTAGCGCTTGGTGCTTTATTTCTATAAGAAAACAGAGTACTCATACTTCAATTCTTCAATGATTACTCAACAAGGCAACATTAACTAAGTGCCTTAATTTGCACATGATCAATATGTCTATTCTAGTCCAAAATGCTTTCTATAAGTGAGTATTATCTCATAGATCTTATAAGGATCAGGTAGAGACTTGGAGACACTTTCCTTTTGCAGGCATCTAGTGCCCCAAGCAACAAGTTTGGGACATTCAGCCTCCATGCTGAAGTTGCCAAAGGTCTCAAAGGTATAAAACCAGCTATAGAACCCAATGAATGCAATATCCACAAAACCAAAACTTTCTCCTCCAAAATAAGGCCTGTCTCCAAGTGCTTCCAGTTCTAGTACCTTTAATGATTTTATCAACTCCTTCTTGCCTTCctccttctcttctccttttGCATCCCATGTTTTTCGTCCCGGAGCATACAACTGCAGATTTCAAGATTTCCCATATAAGTTGTATGCACTAACAGTAGAAAAATGATTTACATCATGAACTCACTTAAAAGGCAATTGCAAGCGATTAGTTCTTCGTACAAACATCAATTGATTACCTTAAAAAATGGAAAGCAAACTCCTATAATGGTCTATTTAACTTAAATTCTAAAAGATTTACCTCATTTGATGCGCTCACATAACAAAGAACAAAACTCtcttcatttcaatttatgtgatgatATTTGACTGATCACCGTAGAAAAGAATAAAAACATTTGAAACTTGTGGTATAAAATATGGCATAGACATTTGTATGACTATAAAATAATGACAATTAAATGTCAAAATGTTTCTAAAATAGGAATGTATTGTTCTATATTGAAACAGAATAAAAAACAAATCATGTTACGTAAATGGGACAATCTGCAGTAATTCGTTTTTTTAAGACACAAGAGAAGGATATGTTAGAAAATTGCTTAAATACAATTAACacataaattattttaaaaaatgtgtCAGTTAAATGAAAGTGTATCTCTCATTTTTTTTAACCTATATAAAAATACAAGTGGTTTTGTATTTGGATTGaacttcttgaaaattttaaCTTACAAAACATAGTTTTCTTTTGCATCCTTTCTTCTCCGAATTTTCTACGCAAATTAAAGATCAAACTGAGAGTCCTTATTTTCCTAATAGAATTTCTCCACTATTTGGTTGTTGTAAAATATTCAAAGACTTGTCATGAAGTAAATATTACTTTTACATAAGCATTCAGTACGTGTTTCAAGTCAGGGAGATACAAAAATAATACTTCAAACTTCATTACGtgtcaaaaaaaaattgttcttctTGGCATCTGTTATTtttgcacaatttttttttttaattctagaAACAATTCGATAAGATTCAATTGGCCAAATGTTTCAAGCCTAAATCTTTTGTGCTTCTTCTTATATTTTTCTAACAGGATATAGAGCAAAATTGTATAAGTTACCTTCTTGTCAATGTAGTCAGCCCAGAATCTAGCTTGTGCTCTTTGATAAGGATCAGAGGGCAGCAATGGAGATTTGTCCTTCCAGACTTCATCAATGTACTCAACTGCAATAAGAGATTCACAAATAGGTTTTCCATTGTGAATCAGAACTGGGATTTTCTTGTGGATTGGATTCATTTTCAAAAGTAGAGGACTTTTGACACCACCCACAACTTCTTCTTTGAACTCATACTTGACCTCCTTTTCAGCTAGTGCAACCCTAAGCCGCATGCCATACATGCTAGGCCAGTAGTCCAACAGAATCACCTCGTCATTCTCCTTTTCCATTGCTACGTGAGAGAAAGCCCAAGTTGTGGATAACAAGCGGTAGACAGAAAATAGTTTAGCTAAAATGATAAAGTTGAGAGTCTATAAATAGTGGGGATGCCGACACGCGGTTGCGGTAGAGTAGTGAATATTCCTTATCCTTAACTAGCATTTGGTCATTGATTTTTAAAATCTATCTTTAAATATCCATTTGGTCATAGATTTTAGATCAGATTTTGAAAATCtgtctttaaaaaaaatttaagttcCAACCAGTTTTTGGGATTACCACTCAGAAAATTTCAATTTTTAGTAAAACACAAGTCCAAACATAACTTTAAGTTCTAAAAATCACAAGTCACAACTTCAAAACTCGAATTTTCAAGTTTTCATTTGGCCATAGATTTGAAGTTGGACTTGAAACTTGAAATTAGAAGTCTCAAGTTCGAACCCAAATACAAAATTTAGGAAGCACTTTACTCCCTAATATTGAATTTTTCGACGCGAATCCAAATTTAATCAAAATTTAACCTCTTTATCCCTCAATGCGAAACTTTTTGATCTGAATCCCGATTTAATCGAGCCATAATACAAACACCAAACACCTAATAAGATAACAAAAATACGGATGACGTCCCACACATTTTTggtattttcttgaattttttaatattcaGGATCTCGATATGTGGCCAACACACATTTCATCTCTTTCACCATCCCGGCCACTATATATTACTATTAAATTCAAAAACATGCCTTTCTAGTGTATTGGGAGAAGAGCCGTAGGATAGTCGATATTGAGAAAACATTAAGCAGGCGTTTGGTAATAGATtataaatatttttcactttatttgaaatttataaaGGTAGAGTTAAAGATGGAATTGTGTTTGATTATATTTTTTATAaagaatatttagaataatattcgtgcttaaatgtacataaatataactTCAAAAGTGATAAgtgagttgaaaaataggttatAAGTTATTTTCCAAATTTGAGATACAACTTCAAATTATAGACTGTTTTTCCGAAATAATTTTAATGGCCAAATCGGTCCTAAGGAAAATGAATCCATT carries:
- the LOC132638249 gene encoding alcohol acyl transferase 1 allele RGa-like — encoded protein: MEQLSPSQLSVIRRESELIIPATATPREIKHLSDIDDREGLRFHISNLFFYEHNPSMEGIDPAKVIKDGLSKALVFYYPLAGRLILGPKGKHMVNCNGEGILFTEAYADVELDMLGESIKPPCPFLEDLLYNVPGSDGITDCPLMLIQVTRFTCGGFAVAVRVNHTMVDAFGLVLFLNAVTDFVKFKASAPSIIPVWQRDTLNARPSPRITCKHHEFEEEIESTNAWLKLEKELIQRSFFFGEEEIEAIRNQVSPVHRSSGRFELLTSFLWRHRTISLNLNPEEIVRLTYFVTARGRFEHLKIPHGYYGNAFAFPAAVSKAGLLSTYPLTYALELIKKAKNQVNEEYFRSMVDFMVIKGRPGITQSWNFAISNTAYVGFDKVDFGWGEPKYGGAAKVDSCFSFFVAFKNYKGQKGILTTISLPPKAMERFEDVMYKLTSNVKQLSKL
- the LOC132635478 gene encoding probable glutathione S-transferase parC, yielding MEKENDEVILLDYWPSMYGMRLRVALAEKEVKYEFKEEVVGGVKSPLLLKMNPIHKKIPVLIHNGKPICESLIAVEYIDEVWKDKSPLLPSDPYQRAQARFWADYIDKKLYAPGRKTWDAKGEEKEEGKKELIKSLKVLELEALGDRPYFGGESFGFVDIAFIGFYSWFYTFETFGNFSMEAECPKLVAWGTRCLQKESVSKSLPDPYKIYEIILTYRKHFGLE